The Gammaproteobacteria bacterium genome has a segment encoding these proteins:
- a CDS encoding adenosylcobalamin-dependent ribonucleoside-diphosphate reductase: MKMAVQMERGKTPGISFQEASVDIWDKKYRLKSKTGEVIDETMDDTYKRIARALAEVESEPERWFDTFLWALRRGAIPAGRIVSNAGAREHKPATSTINCTVSGTIADSMHTILEKVHEAGLTLKAGCGIGYEFSTLRPRGAYVSGAGAYTSGPLSFMDIYDKMCFTVSSAGGRRGAQMGTFDIGHPDVLDFVRAKREAGRLRQFNLSLLVTDDFIRAVKNNEHWALVFPIDARLVEQGAIDVDDPEQVVWRDWPVTDGYHVNDSGQVACKVYKRIPAQRLWDLTMASTYDFAEPGFVLIDRVNEMNNNWFDETIRATNPCGEQPLPPYGSCLLGSVNLTKFVVDPFTEAARFDWDEFRRVVCVFTRMLDNVVEINGLPLGRQREEIHRKRRHGMGYLGLGSTMAMLRLRYGSAESVQFTEDVSREMAMAGWETALELSREKGPAPIMLEEFTVTREMIRKRPEMAADGWKPGDRIPGRELHARYSRYMQRLAGVAPELVRELAEAGARFTHHSSIAPTGTISLSLANNASNGIEPSFAHHYFRNVIREGRKTKEKVDVFSFELLAYRQLVNPNAMPGSAKAEERLPDYFITADDITPREHVDIQAAAQKWIDSSISKTANVPTDFAYEQFKDIYLYAYEKGLKGCTTFRFNPEAFQGVLVKEKDLKNTEYTFVLEDGREITLKGDEEVEYDGDVHSAANLYDALKEGYYGKF; encoded by the coding sequence ATGAAAATGGCTGTCCAGATGGAGCGAGGGAAGACGCCGGGTATTTCTTTCCAGGAAGCATCGGTCGATATCTGGGACAAGAAGTACCGCCTCAAGTCGAAGACCGGCGAGGTCATCGATGAGACCATGGACGATACCTACAAGCGGATCGCCAGGGCGCTTGCCGAGGTGGAGAGTGAACCGGAACGCTGGTTCGACACGTTTCTCTGGGCTCTGCGGCGCGGTGCCATTCCCGCGGGTCGCATCGTGTCGAATGCCGGCGCCCGTGAGCACAAGCCGGCTACCTCGACCATCAATTGCACCGTATCGGGCACGATTGCCGATTCGATGCACACGATTCTCGAGAAGGTCCACGAGGCCGGCCTGACGCTCAAGGCCGGCTGCGGCATCGGCTACGAATTTTCGACCCTGCGGCCCCGTGGTGCATACGTGAGCGGAGCCGGCGCCTATACCTCCGGGCCGCTGTCCTTCATGGACATCTACGACAAGATGTGTTTCACGGTGTCCTCGGCCGGCGGGCGGCGCGGCGCCCAGATGGGCACCTTCGACATCGGCCACCCGGACGTGCTCGATTTCGTGCGCGCCAAGCGCGAAGCCGGCCGGCTGCGCCAGTTCAATCTCTCGCTGCTGGTGACTGACGATTTCATCCGTGCGGTAAAGAACAACGAGCATTGGGCACTGGTATTTCCGATCGATGCGCGGCTGGTGGAGCAGGGCGCAATCGATGTCGATGATCCGGAGCAGGTGGTATGGCGCGACTGGCCGGTCACGGACGGTTATCACGTCAACGATTCCGGGCAGGTTGCCTGCAAGGTCTACAAGCGCATTCCTGCGCAACGGCTGTGGGACCTCACGATGGCGTCCACCTATGACTTCGCCGAGCCGGGCTTCGTCCTCATCGACCGCGTCAACGAGATGAACAACAACTGGTTCGACGAGACGATTCGTGCGACGAACCCCTGTGGCGAGCAGCCGCTGCCGCCCTACGGTTCCTGCCTGCTTGGATCGGTCAACCTCACGAAGTTCGTCGTCGATCCGTTCACGGAGGCGGCCCGCTTCGACTGGGACGAGTTTCGTCGCGTGGTCTGCGTGTTCACGCGCATGCTCGACAACGTCGTGGAAATCAACGGGCTGCCGCTCGGGCGCCAGCGCGAGGAAATACACCGCAAACGGCGTCACGGCATGGGTTATCTCGGCCTGGGTTCGACCATGGCGATGCTGCGCCTGCGGTACGGCTCGGCCGAATCGGTGCAGTTCACCGAAGACGTGTCACGCGAGATGGCAATGGCCGGCTGGGAGACCGCGCTCGAACTGTCGCGCGAGAAGGGCCCGGCACCGATCATGCTGGAGGAGTTCACGGTTACCCGCGAGATGATCCGCAAACGCCCGGAGATGGCTGCCGACGGCTGGAAGCCGGGCGATCGGATACCGGGACGCGAGCTGCACGCCCGCTACAGCCGCTATATGCAACGGCTCGCCGGGGTTGCACCGGAGCTGGTTCGCGAGCTCGCGGAGGCCGGTGCACGCTTCACCCATCACAGTTCCATTGCGCCGACCGGGACGATCTCACTCTCCCTTGCGAACAACGCCAGCAATGGCATTGAGCCCAGCTTTGCGCACCATTATTTCCGTAACGTGATCCGCGAAGGCAGAAAGACCAAGGAGAAGGTGGACGTCTTTTCCTTCGAGCTTCTGGCTTACCGGCAGCTCGTCAACCCGAACGCCATGCCAGGGTCGGCGAAGGCCGAGGAACGGCTGCCGGATTATTTCATTACTGCCGACGACATCACGCCGCGTGAGCATGTGGATATCCAGGCGGCGGCCCAGAAGTGGATCGACTCGTCCATATCGAAAACGGCGAATGTGCCGACGGATTTCGCCTACGAGCAATTCAAGGACATATACCTGTACGCATACGAGAAGGGCCTCAAGGGCTGCACGACGTTCCGTTTCAATCCGGAAGCGTTCCAGGGCGTGCTCGTGAAGGAGAAGGATCTCAAGAATACCGAGTACACCTTCGTCCTGGAGGATGGCCGCGAGATCACTCTGAAAGGCGACGAAGAGGTCGAGTACGACGGCGATGTCCACTCTGCCGCCAACCTGTATGACGCACTCAAGGAGGGCTATTACGGCAAGTTCTGA
- a CDS encoding NrdJb — translation MSKVTIDQKIVGYRVAGAEARAAAKQEKPSVREVSADGKVVRMHEKLERPEMLQGSTYKVKTPVSDHAMYVTINDIILNPGTEYEQRRPFEIFINSKNLDHYQWIVALTRLMSAVFRKGGDVTFMVDELKAVFDPRGGYWQPGGKFMPSIIAELGHIIEKHLKAIGLLPPDSLDEHQKRLVEIKRREFEERNRQQDAFAKSIYPEGAQLCKVCNTTAVVMMDGCLTCLACGDSKCG, via the coding sequence ATGTCCAAGGTAACCATAGACCAGAAGATCGTCGGGTACCGCGTAGCCGGCGCCGAAGCGCGAGCCGCGGCAAAACAGGAAAAGCCGTCCGTTCGAGAGGTAAGTGCCGACGGCAAGGTCGTGCGCATGCACGAGAAGCTCGAGCGGCCGGAAATGCTGCAGGGCTCGACCTACAAGGTGAAGACCCCGGTGTCAGACCACGCGATGTACGTGACCATCAACGACATCATCCTGAATCCAGGGACCGAGTACGAGCAACGGCGCCCGTTCGAGATCTTCATCAATTCGAAGAATCTCGATCATTACCAGTGGATCGTCGCGCTGACGCGGTTGATGTCGGCGGTCTTCCGCAAGGGCGGCGACGTGACCTTCATGGTGGATGAACTGAAGGCCGTCTTCGACCCGAGAGGCGGATACTGGCAGCCCGGTGGCAAGTTCATGCCGTCGATCATCGCGGAACTCGGCCATATCATCGAGAAGCACCTGAAAGCGATCGGGTTGCTCCCGCCCGATTCGCTCGATGAGCACCAGAAGCGGCTGGTCGAGATCAAGCGCCGGGAATTCGAGGAGCGCAATCGCCAGCAGGATGCGTTCGCGAAGAGCATCTATCCCGAGGGCGCCCAGCTCTGCAAGGTCTGCAATACCACCGCTGTCGTGATGATGGACGGATGCCTCACCTGCCTTGCCTGCGGCGATTCAAAATGCGGGTGA
- the hldE gene encoding bifunctional D-glycero-beta-D-manno-heptose-7-phosphate kinase/D-glycero-beta-D-manno-heptose 1-phosphate adenylyltransferase HldE, which yields MSLIVPDFASVKALVAGDLMLDRYWFGPTSRISPEAPVPVVKVTQTEVRAGGAANVAVNLASLGARTILTGVIGRDADGGALRQLLGERGVRLELVESARCPTITKLRVLSRNQQLIRLDTEDHFEAADAEALTALVDRQAQDASVCILSDYGKGTLLQASSLVRLARARGIPVLVDPKGTDFGRYRGATALTPNLAEFEAVAGTADSDADLVARARRLRAEIDLGALVVTLGERGILVVAEDREAVFLPARAREVFDVTGAGDTVIATLAAGLGAGMTLVDAAELANVAAGLVVGRIGAASVTPSELQLELHEHGRGGRGLLRRDEARRVAGQARVRGERIVMTNGCFDILHAGHVAYLEEAKTRGDRLMVAVNDDDSVRRLKGAGRPINPLVDRMAVLAGLAAVDWVVPFSEDTPEQLIGEVLPDVLVKGGDYRPEQIAGGAIVTANGGRVEILQFREGRSTTGILDTIRQRS from the coding sequence ATGAGCCTTATCGTCCCTGACTTTGCTTCCGTCAAGGCACTGGTCGCCGGCGACCTGATGCTCGACCGCTACTGGTTCGGCCCGACATCCCGCATTTCCCCGGAGGCGCCGGTCCCCGTGGTCAAGGTCACCCAGACCGAAGTCCGGGCCGGTGGCGCCGCCAACGTGGCAGTGAACCTCGCGAGCCTGGGTGCCCGGACCATCCTCACCGGTGTCATCGGCCGGGACGCCGATGGTGGCGCACTGCGACAGCTGCTCGGCGAGCGCGGCGTCCGCCTCGAGCTGGTCGAGTCCGCCCGCTGCCCCACCATCACCAAGCTGCGCGTGCTGAGCCGCAATCAGCAGCTCATACGGCTCGATACCGAGGATCATTTCGAGGCCGCCGATGCCGAGGCCCTTACAGCGCTCGTCGACCGCCAGGCGCAGGATGCCTCGGTATGCATCCTGTCCGATTACGGCAAGGGGACGCTGTTGCAGGCGTCCTCGCTGGTGCGCCTGGCGCGGGCACGCGGCATACCGGTCCTGGTGGATCCGAAGGGCACCGATTTCGGCCGTTACCGCGGCGCGACCGCGCTTACGCCGAACCTGGCGGAATTCGAGGCCGTGGCGGGAACGGCCGATAGTGATGCGGACCTCGTGGCGCGCGCCCGCCGCCTGCGAGCCGAGATCGATCTCGGTGCGCTCGTCGTCACGCTCGGCGAGCGGGGCATCCTGGTCGTCGCGGAAGACCGCGAAGCGGTCTTCCTGCCCGCGCGTGCCAGGGAAGTCTTCGACGTGACCGGCGCCGGTGACACCGTGATCGCCACGCTTGCGGCTGGGCTTGGCGCCGGCATGACGCTGGTCGATGCGGCGGAACTCGCCAACGTTGCTGCCGGCCTGGTGGTCGGGCGGATCGGGGCTGCGTCGGTGACTCCATCGGAACTGCAACTCGAACTGCACGAGCACGGCCGTGGCGGCCGCGGGCTGCTACGCCGGGATGAAGCGCGCCGTGTGGCTGGCCAGGCGCGTGTACGCGGTGAGCGTATCGTCATGACCAACGGTTGCTTCGACATCCTGCACGCCGGCCACGTTGCCTATCTCGAGGAAGCCAAGACGCGCGGTGACCGGCTGATGGTGGCGGTCAACGACGACGATTCGGTGCGCCGGCTGAAAGGTGCGGGGCGCCCGATCAACCCGCTGGTCGATCGCATGGCCGTTCTGGCCGGACTCGCCGCGGTCGATTGGGTCGTGCCCTTTAGTGAGGATACCCCCGAGCAGCTGATCGGCGAGGTTCTGCCCGATGTGCTGGTCAAGGGTGGGGATTACCGGCCGGAGCAGATTGCCGGTGGTGCCATCGTGACGGCCAACGGCGGCCGCGTGGAGATCTTGCAGTTCCGCGAGGGCCGCTCCACAACCGGCATCCTGGATACCATTCGACAACGCAGCTGA
- the waaA gene encoding lipid IV(A) 3-deoxy-D-manno-octulosonic acid transferase — protein sequence MRFVYLLLSWLLLPVFLAHLLWRSLSQPEYRRRLPERLGYGAGRPPAPSIWIHAVSVGEVTAAAPLVRILRERFPRKRLVVTTMTPTGSQRARDLFGDTVTHSYVPYDAPGPVRRFFDWVQPELAVILETEIWPNLYHECGHRRVPLVMASARVSGESVRRYRVLFGLIRDTLAHGIVIGAQSATDAERFRQLGANADRTFVTGNIKFDFELSTEVARRGGEWRALNAPDRPVWIGASTHQDEEQVLIEAHRRVLEACPGTLLILVPRHPERFAAVAALVQRAALPLARRSSGERCMPGTQVFLGDSMGELTMLYAAADVAFVGGSLVRIGGHNLLEPAALGVPALTGPNNFNAPDIADLLTEQGATVVVHDAGQISAEIIRLLGDPVERSRRGALARDLLEKNRGAVSRLLALVAPLMDGPGPPRHPGQDA from the coding sequence GTGCGGTTCGTCTACCTGCTGCTCTCCTGGCTCCTGCTGCCCGTTTTCCTGGCCCATCTGCTGTGGCGCAGTCTCAGCCAGCCGGAGTACCGGCGCCGGCTCCCGGAGCGGCTGGGGTACGGCGCGGGCCGCCCGCCGGCACCAAGCATCTGGATTCACGCGGTTTCCGTCGGCGAGGTGACCGCCGCCGCGCCCCTGGTGCGAATCCTCCGGGAGCGTTTCCCGCGCAAGCGGCTGGTAGTTACCACCATGACGCCCACGGGGTCGCAGCGGGCGCGGGATCTGTTCGGCGACACCGTGACTCACTCCTACGTGCCCTACGACGCTCCCGGTCCGGTGCGTCGCTTTTTCGACTGGGTACAGCCGGAACTTGCGGTGATCCTCGAGACCGAAATCTGGCCGAACCTGTATCACGAGTGCGGCCACCGCCGCGTGCCGCTGGTGATGGCGAGCGCGCGGGTGTCGGGGGAGTCGGTGCGTCGCTACCGCGTGCTGTTCGGGCTCATCCGCGACACCCTGGCGCACGGGATCGTCATCGGCGCGCAGAGCGCAACGGACGCCGAGCGCTTCCGCCAACTCGGCGCGAATGCGGACCGGACGTTCGTAACCGGCAACATCAAATTCGACTTTGAACTCTCCACAGAGGTTGCCCGACGCGGAGGGGAGTGGCGTGCGCTGAACGCTCCGGACCGGCCCGTCTGGATCGGCGCGAGCACCCACCAGGACGAGGAACAAGTGCTGATCGAGGCGCACCGCCGGGTACTCGAGGCATGCCCTGGGACGCTGCTGATACTGGTGCCACGGCACCCCGAGCGTTTTGCCGCAGTCGCCGCGCTGGTGCAGCGCGCGGCCCTGCCGCTGGCCCGGCGCAGCAGTGGCGAACGTTGCATGCCAGGGACGCAGGTATTCCTCGGCGACAGCATGGGCGAGCTCACCATGCTTTATGCCGCTGCCGATGTCGCTTTCGTCGGCGGCAGCCTGGTGCGCATCGGCGGCCATAACCTGCTCGAACCGGCGGCTCTCGGCGTGCCGGCGCTCACCGGGCCTAACAACTTCAATGCGCCCGATATAGCCGATCTCCTGACGGAGCAGGGCGCCACCGTGGTCGTGCACGATGCCGGACAGATCAGCGCCGAGATCATTCGGCTGCTTGGTGATCCGGTGGAGCGGTCGCGGCGTGGTGCGCTGGCGCGGGATCTGCTGGAAAAAAACCGGGGGGCGGTCAGCCGGCTGCTCGCGCTCGTTGCGCCCCTCATGGATGGGCCCGGGCCACCGCGGCATCCGGGCCAGGACGCCTGA
- a CDS encoding TolC family outer membrane protein — MAPMVRITSRLGLVVALLATSLAHADSLLEVYQLARQNDPQVREADANRLAVREARPQARGALLPQVDASAGKDWVSNDGSNVFAQAIDDDGNPATPPQVVLANRQFDGRSSTEQWRVDLTQTLFRWDQWVRFRQADKQVLQADVDYQIADMDLYIRVSEAYFNVLAAEDTLTSNVAAREAIGRQLEQAQKRFEVGLIAITDVQEAQAGFDQAVAAEILAKRQLATNKEVLREIIGDYPGDLSKPRSEIPLVSPNPADDNQWVELALQQNLSLQSAQLGADIARDNIRIARSGHFPTVDFVASHSDVDSDAKQKTLLNMQGQPSGSLNDQVRQPTDFETSQDSFGLQFKVPLFSGGATSSETRQAVYEHRAAKERLERTARQTERQTRDAYLAVTSEISRVRALQQALKSAQTALQATEAGFEVGTRTTVDVLESRRQLFQAETNFARSRYDYIVNVLKLKQAAGTLNKDDVQEVDSWLEPVSAAQ; from the coding sequence ATGGCACCCATGGTCAGAATCACCAGTCGCCTTGGTCTTGTCGTTGCGCTGCTCGCGACGTCACTCGCACACGCCGATTCGCTGCTGGAGGTCTACCAGCTAGCGCGCCAGAACGATCCGCAGGTGCGCGAAGCGGATGCGAACCGGCTCGCGGTACGCGAGGCCAGGCCGCAGGCGCGCGGCGCATTGTTGCCTCAGGTCGACGCCAGCGCCGGCAAGGACTGGGTGAGCAACGACGGCAGCAACGTCTTTGCCCAGGCCATCGACGATGACGGCAACCCGGCTACGCCACCCCAGGTCGTGCTGGCCAACCGCCAGTTCGACGGCCGAAGCAGCACCGAGCAGTGGCGGGTGGACCTGACCCAGACGCTGTTTCGCTGGGACCAGTGGGTGAGATTCAGGCAGGCCGACAAGCAGGTCCTGCAGGCGGACGTCGACTACCAGATTGCGGACATGGACCTGTATATCCGCGTGTCCGAAGCCTACTTCAACGTGCTCGCAGCCGAAGACACGCTCACGTCGAACGTCGCCGCGCGCGAGGCGATCGGCCGCCAGCTCGAGCAGGCACAGAAGCGCTTCGAAGTCGGCCTGATCGCCATCACGGACGTGCAGGAAGCGCAGGCCGGGTTCGACCAGGCGGTGGCGGCGGAGATTCTCGCCAAACGCCAGCTCGCTACCAACAAGGAGGTGCTTCGCGAGATCATCGGCGACTACCCCGGAGATCTCTCCAAGCCTCGCAGCGAGATCCCACTGGTCAGCCCCAACCCTGCCGATGACAACCAATGGGTGGAACTCGCGCTGCAACAGAACCTGAGCCTGCAGTCGGCGCAGCTCGGTGCGGACATCGCCCGCGACAACATCCGGATCGCCCGGTCCGGTCACTTCCCGACCGTGGACTTTGTTGCCAGTCATTCGGACGTCGATTCGGACGCCAAGCAGAAGACCCTTCTGAACATGCAGGGCCAGCCGTCGGGCTCCCTCAACGACCAGGTCAGGCAGCCTACGGATTTCGAAACGTCGCAGGACAGTTTCGGGCTGCAGTTCAAGGTGCCCCTGTTCAGCGGTGGCGCGACCAGTTCGGAGACGAGGCAAGCCGTCTACGAACATCGCGCCGCGAAAGAGCGCCTCGAAAGGACCGCCCGACAGACCGAACGGCAAACCAGGGACGCCTATCTCGCCGTGACTTCCGAGATCTCCCGCGTGCGAGCACTCCAGCAGGCGCTCAAGTCGGCGCAGACGGCACTGCAGGCCACTGAGGCCGGGTTCGAGGTCGGCACGCGCACGACGGTTGACGTGCTGGAGTCGCGGCGGCAGTTGTTCCAGGCCGAAACGAACTTCGCGCGAAGCCGTTACGACTACATCGTCAACGTGCTGAAGCTCAAGCAGGCGGCTGGCACGCTCAACAAGGACGATGTGCAGGAAGTCGATTCCTGGCTCGAGCCGGTGTCAGCCGCGCAGTAA
- a CDS encoding protein-L-isoaspartate O-methyltransferase, whose translation MPVDIESARHQMVSQQVRAWDVLDPAVLGVMGTVPRERFVPPQFGRLAFADTAIPLSHGQYMLTPQLAGRLLQSLEITPTDRILEIGTGSGFLTACLAKLGAHVTSLEIRPDLAEAARGRLRDLGIGNCVILTEDAFRWQPAERFDCIAVGGSVWVPDSAFADWLAPGGRMFVVVGETPAMEALLIRRATSGTGFSRVSLFETVLPPLDNAPRPERFVF comes from the coding sequence ATGCCTGTCGATATCGAGTCCGCCCGACACCAGATGGTGAGCCAGCAGGTTCGTGCCTGGGACGTGCTGGACCCTGCGGTACTGGGCGTCATGGGGACCGTGCCACGCGAGCGGTTCGTGCCGCCGCAGTTCGGGCGGCTCGCCTTTGCCGATACCGCCATTCCCCTGTCGCATGGCCAGTACATGCTCACCCCCCAGCTCGCCGGCCGCCTGCTGCAGTCTCTGGAGATCACGCCAACCGACCGGATCCTTGAAATCGGCACCGGCAGCGGGTTCCTCACCGCCTGCCTCGCGAAACTCGGCGCGCATGTCACGAGCCTCGAGATCCGGCCCGATCTGGCCGAGGCCGCACGCGGGCGGCTACGGGATCTCGGCATCGGTAATTGCGTGATCCTCACCGAGGACGCCTTCCGCTGGCAGCCGGCAGAGCGCTTCGACTGCATTGCCGTCGGCGGCTCCGTGTGGGTGCCCGACTCCGCGTTCGCGGACTGGCTGGCGCCCGGCGGGCGTATGTTCGTGGTGGTCGGCGAAACCCCAGCCATGGAGGCCTTGCTGATCCGTCGCGCGACATCCGGCACGGGTTTCAGCCGGGTGTCGCTGTTCGAGACCGTGTTGCCGCCGCTCGACAATGCGCCACGACCCGAACGGTTCGTGTTTTGA
- a CDS encoding EAL domain-containing protein, with translation MTEYWLIGSLMLGCLGFAGVAAVLWLALRRQVGQMDALQRQVHEVAETAGFVRRVDFPRDPPELAGLGDTVNRLLDALQTRDRQVRDREALFADLANTMPEAIIVHRERIIFANKVAAELLGLTPEQLVGRPVTDLVRPAYRAMTRNAITKRLAGEVLPDRMEVQLANGHETDMWAEVTGGIIDYRGQRAVLSIARDISYRKNIESTLGRGKQQAQITLESIGEGVITADTEGLIDYMNSAAEKLTGALRETAIGKRLTDIVNLIDETDRRDLGDPIQRCLTDRRRVNMGRRAMMLSQAGGKELSIELTASPIKGPGDVLAGAVVIMHDVSEIRGLTKRMSYQATHDALTGLINRREFERRLEEALQSVREQNVAHVLCYLDLDRFKPVNDSCGHIAGDSLLRSVAALIREKVRESDAVARLGGDEFGVLLLGCPLEKARQIADDVCAAVRDYRFAWQDKVFQIGVSIGLVEIGRDSTTIEDLLAAADSACYVAKQEGRGKVHVYSARDEVTARQRGEIYWLRQLQAALKENRFDLHVQPILAVAGRTGDGPALEVFLRLTDEDGKLVLPRQFMQAAERYHLMGSLDRWVVRTALAALGQGAIRLPENRSCTINLSAQTLGEDDFLEFVVECLDQSQVSPPQICFEVTETALLADLERAERFASVLHGMGCQFGLDDFGSGVGALASLQGLDIDYLKIDGAFTRDLRPDNLNGQVVTAITRLAKTVGFRVIAEQVETQADFDALREMGVDYIQGHYVDRPHRIGEPSALSVAVH, from the coding sequence ATGACCGAGTACTGGCTGATCGGCTCCCTGATGCTCGGCTGCCTCGGGTTTGCCGGCGTGGCGGCGGTGCTGTGGCTCGCCCTGCGTCGCCAGGTCGGGCAGATGGATGCCCTGCAGCGGCAGGTGCACGAGGTGGCCGAAACGGCCGGGTTCGTTCGCAGGGTCGACTTTCCACGCGATCCACCGGAGCTTGCGGGCCTCGGCGATACCGTCAATCGGCTGCTCGACGCCCTGCAGACCCGTGACCGCCAGGTGCGGGACCGCGAGGCGCTGTTTGCCGATCTGGCCAACACGATGCCCGAGGCGATCATCGTGCACCGGGAGCGGATCATCTTCGCCAACAAGGTGGCGGCCGAACTGCTCGGGCTCACTCCCGAGCAACTGGTCGGCCGACCCGTGACCGACCTGGTGCGACCCGCGTACCGGGCGATGACGCGCAACGCGATCACGAAGCGGCTTGCCGGTGAGGTCCTGCCCGATCGCATGGAGGTGCAGCTCGCCAACGGTCACGAGACCGATATGTGGGCCGAGGTGACGGGTGGCATCATCGACTACCGTGGCCAGCGCGCCGTCCTGAGCATCGCGCGCGACATCAGTTACCGCAAGAACATCGAGAGCACTCTCGGGCGCGGCAAGCAGCAGGCGCAGATCACGCTCGAGTCCATCGGCGAAGGAGTCATCACCGCCGACACCGAGGGACTCATCGACTACATGAACAGCGCCGCCGAGAAACTGACCGGCGCGCTGCGCGAAACGGCGATCGGCAAGCGGCTCACCGACATCGTGAACCTCATCGACGAAACCGACCGGCGCGACCTCGGCGACCCGATCCAGCGCTGCCTGACCGATCGGCGCCGGGTCAACATGGGCCGTCGCGCGATGATGCTCTCCCAGGCCGGTGGCAAGGAGCTTTCGATCGAGCTCACGGCTTCGCCAATCAAGGGTCCGGGCGACGTGCTCGCCGGCGCCGTCGTGATCATGCACGACGTCTCCGAGATCCGCGGCCTCACCAAGCGCATGAGTTACCAGGCCACGCACGACGCGCTGACCGGGCTCATCAACCGGCGCGAGTTCGAGCGCCGGCTCGAGGAGGCCCTGCAATCGGTGCGTGAACAGAACGTGGCGCACGTGCTCTGTTACCTGGATCTCGACCGGTTCAAGCCCGTAAACGACTCCTGCGGTCATATCGCGGGCGACAGCCTGTTGCGCAGTGTGGCCGCGCTGATCCGGGAAAAGGTCCGCGAATCGGATGCGGTGGCCCGTCTCGGGGGCGACGAGTTCGGAGTGCTGCTGCTCGGCTGCCCGCTGGAGAAAGCGCGCCAGATCGCCGATGACGTGTGCGCTGCCGTGCGCGATTACCGTTTTGCCTGGCAGGACAAGGTGTTCCAGATCGGCGTCAGCATCGGGCTCGTCGAGATCGGCCGCGACAGCACCACGATCGAGGACCTGCTTGCGGCGGCGGATTCGGCCTGCTACGTCGCCAAGCAGGAAGGGCGCGGCAAGGTGCACGTGTATTCGGCGCGCGACGAAGTGACTGCACGCCAGCGCGGCGAGATCTACTGGCTGCGCCAGTTGCAGGCGGCGTTGAAGGAGAATCGTTTCGATCTCCACGTGCAGCCGATTCTCGCGGTGGCCGGCCGTACCGGAGACGGTCCCGCGCTGGAGGTCTTCCTGCGCCTGACCGACGAGGACGGCAAGCTGGTCCTGCCGCGGCAGTTCATGCAGGCGGCCGAGCGTTATCACCTGATGGGCAGCCTGGACCGCTGGGTCGTGCGTACCGCGCTCGCCGCCCTCGGCCAGGGCGCCATCCGCCTGCCGGAGAACCGCAGTTGCACCATCAACCTCTCGGCGCAGACTCTCGGCGAGGACGATTTCCTCGAGTTTGTGGTCGAGTGCCTCGACCAGAGCCAGGTGTCGCCGCCGCAGATCTGTTTCGAGGTGACCGAAACGGCACTGCTGGCGGATCTCGAGCGTGCGGAACGATTCGCGAGCGTCCTGCATGGCATGGGCTGCCAGTTCGGGCTGGATGACTTTGGCAGCGGTGTCGGTGCGCTCGCCAGCCTGCAGGGGCTCGACATCGACTACCTGAAGATCGACGGGGCCTTTACCCGCGACCTGCGCCCGGACAACCTCAATGGCCAGGTGGTCACAGCGATCACCAGGCTGGCGAAGACCGTCGGGTTCCGCGTGATCGCGGAGCAGGTCGAAACCCAGGCGGACTTCGACGCGTTGCGCGAGATGGGGGTCGACTACATCCAAGGCCACTACGTCGACCGGCCACACCGTATCGGTGAGCCGAGCGCGCTGAGCGTGGCGGTGCACTGA